The nucleotide sequence AGTCGTTCAGTTCTTCTGAAGTGGTCGTGTACTCATCAGCCTCCAATCTGGAGGCAATCTCGGCGACATCTGCCGCTGTCAGGGCAGAAACATTGAGTTGCTCTAAGCTGAGTTGTTCTAAGCTAGCCGTTGCCATCATTTTCGCCTCCCCCTTGCCTACGGAAAATGACCGAGACCAGATGCCCCGTGGATTCACTTATATTCTATCCCGTGACGTTTCACTGAAACCCGATCCCAGCAATCATTAATCTCCTATCAACACATCTTCAACGAATTTTTGCATTTGTTTCAGGACAGGGATCTGAATCTCATGTCCCATGTCAAATTCCTGGTACTGAAGATTCACGCCCAACGCCTGCAAACTGTCCCGTGCCTGGTGGGCAGCGGTCAGGGGAACCACGGCATCCAGTCTGCCGTGCACCATCAGAACTGGGGG is from Leptothermofonsia sichuanensis E412 and encodes:
- the isiD gene encoding protein IsiD, whose amino-acid sequence is MMATASLEQLSLEQLNVSALTAADVAEIASRLEADEYTTTSEELNDWHLLRAIAFQRPELAEPYFYLLDMEAFDEA